The following proteins come from a genomic window of Caloenas nicobarica isolate bCalNic1 chromosome 6, bCalNic1.hap1, whole genome shotgun sequence:
- the DES gene encoding desmin, whose product MSQSYSSSQRVSSYRRTFGGSPVFGGSPVFPRASFGAKGSSGSSVTSRVYQVSRTSAVPSLSSFRTTRVTPLRSYQSAYQGAGELLDFSLADAMNQEFLQTRTNEKVELQELNDRFANYIEKVRFLEQQNALMVAEVNRLRGREPTRVAEMYEEELRELRRQVDVLTSQRARVEVERDNLLDDLQKLKQRLQEEIQLKEEAENNLAAFRADVDAATLARIDLERRIESLQEEIAFLKKVHEEEIRELQAQLQEQHIQVEMDISKPDLTAALRDIRAQYESIAAKNIAEAEEWYKSKVSDLTQAANKNNDALRQAKQEMLEYRHQIQSYTCEIDALKGTNDSLMRQMREMEERFAGEAGGYQDTIARLEEEIRHLKDEMARHLREYQDLLNVKMALDVEIATYRKLLEGEENRISIPMHQTFASALNFRETSPDQRGSEVHTKKTVMIKTIETRDGEVVSEATQQQHEVL is encoded by the exons ATGAGCCAGTCCTACTCCTCCAGCCAGCGGGTCTCTTCCTACCGCCGCACCTTCGGCGGCTCCCCGGTCTTCGGCGGCTCCCCGGTCTTCCCCCGCGCCTCCTTCGGGGCCAAGGGCAGCAGTGGAAGCTCTGTCACCTCCCGCGTCTACCAGGTGTCCCGCACCTcggctgtccccagcctgtccagCTTCCGCACCACCCGCGTGACGCCCCTGCGCTCCTACCAAAGTGCCTACCAAGGTGCCGGCGAGCTGCTGGACTTCAGCCTGGCCGATGCCATGAACCAGGAGTTCCTCCAGACCCGCACTAATGAGAaggtggagctgcaggagctcaaTGACCGTTTCGCCAACTACATCGAGAAGGTGCGCTTCTTGGAGCAGCAGAATGCCCTCATGGTGGCCGAGGTGAACCGCCTGCGGGGCAGGGAGCCCACCCGTGTGGCCGAGATGTATGaggaggagctgcgggagctCCGGCGCCAGGTGGATGTGCTCACCAGCCAGCGGGCTCGTGTTGAAGTTGAGCGCGACAACCTGCTTGATGACCTGCAGAAGCTCAAGCAGAG GCTGCAAGAGGAGATCCAGCTGAAGGAGGAGGCTGAGAACAACCTGGCTGCTTTCAGAGCC GACGTGGACGCGGCCACACTGGCACGCATTGACCTGGAAAGACGCATCGAGTCCCTGCAGGAGGAGATCGCCTTCCTCAAGAAGGTGCACGAAGAG GAAATCCGGGAGCTGCAGGCtcagctgcaggaacagcacATCCAGGTGGAGATGGACATCTCCAAGCCCGACCTGACGGCTGCACTGCGGGACATCCGAGCCCAGTACGAGAGCATCGCTGCCAAGAACATCGCCGAGGCTGAGGAGTGGTACAAGTCCAAG GTGTCTGACCTGACACAGGCGGCCAACAAGAACAATGATGCGCTGCGGCAGGCGAAACAGGAGATGCTGGAGTACCGGCACCAGATCCAGTCCTACACCTGCGAGATTGATGCCCTCAAGGGCACG AACGACTCGCTGATGCGCCAGATGCGGGAGATGGAGGAGCGCTTCGCGGGGGAGGCCGGTGGGTACCAGGACACCATTGCCCGGCTGGAGGAGGAGATCCGACACCTGAAGGACGAGATGGCCAGGCACCTGCGTGAGTACCAGGACCTGCTCAACGTCAAGATGGCCCTGGATGTGGAGATTGCCACGTACCGCAAGCTGCTGGAGGGCGAGGAGAACCG GATCAGCATCCCCATGCACCAGACCTTTGCCTCTGCACTCAATTTCCGAG agaccAGCCCAGACCAGCGTGGCTCCGAGGTGCACACCAAAAAGACCGTGATGATCAAAACCATTGAAACCCGCGATGGAGAG GTGGTGAGTGAGGCGACCCAGCAGCAGCACGAAGTGCTGTAG